The genomic segment ATTCTTATCCATTACATTTAACTTGATACAATCAGGAACTGGGCACACATCAACACAGTCACCTACATACCAGCATTCACTTGGGTACAGCACAACTGGAACTCCACCTGGTTCTTGACTTGGGACAAAAACATCCGGTTGACATACCATCACACACAGATTGCATCCTATGCACGTCTCCGCATTGATAGAGACTGGAATAAACACATTGGTGTCACTAACAGCTACAGCCTTATTCTTCATACAGAATTCTCTTTAATATAGTCCTGATTATATTTTTCGTAATTCTCGTTCAGTGATGAATAGTAATCGATCGGTAGTTCACTTACTCGTACCCCGTTACTATTCTTACTCACGACGACAAACTTATGCCATTGGGGTGGATCTATCTCGGTATAGTCCGATCGCATAAAATGCAATTGCTTGCATGACGCCTTACGAGCAAGTGAGGAATGTATTACAATTTCAGCATTGGTCATGATATTTAGCACCTCCAAGGCGCGCATCAATTCATGAGGATTCCGTGCGAATACGTTCGTTCCGTCCTCTTTCCTTAGATCATGGAGTGCTTTCAAACCTCGATTCAACAGAACGTCTGACTTTTCTTCTCCACAATATTCCTGCATTATTTTAGTAATACTGACATTCAAATCTTTCCATTCAACACCTTTATCCAGTTTGGCTGGTGCATATGCTAATTCTCTTTCTTTTTTTACTTGGTTTTCCTCTACCACTGGCTCTGGGGCAGACATAGTATATCTAACCGCATGTCGTCCTGCGTAGTATCCCGTTGCTGCAGCGTGGCCATGACAGTCTGATGCAAAGAGAGTATCACCGGAAGCATATAGTCCTTCAAGATTGGTTCTAAGTTCCCAATTATTCACCAATCCCCCTGGAAGACCAAAAAACTGGCGCTCTGAAGGTTCAAACTTTGCCGACCACCAGCTATCACCATAGCTCCTTAATAAATCTTTGGAAGGGTCAAAACCGGCGTCTTCATACATTTTTTTAACCGGGATCTTGGTTTTACTTTCATGCCCAATCATAAGTCCCCAAATCGCCTTCCTTTCCATCTTCGGTAAACTTGAAAGGTCAGCATAGAACGGCAGTTTGTATCCCTTTTTGATAAGTTCTTCAGTCGGGGCAATATCAGGGCCGATATATTCATGCTTTTGAAACCATGTTTCTCCTCCTCCTTTTAAAAAAAATTTTTGCCCAGGAGCAGGGCGGCATCTGTCTGCAACTGTTTCAAGAACATTCCCATCACGATCAACCCAAGGAAGCTCACGTCCTGTAGCATCTACCATATTACAAGGATACCATGTGTTGTGCGTGTTTCCTGTTCCGTACGGTGG from the Candidatus Neomarinimicrobiota bacterium genome contains:
- a CDS encoding ferredoxin family protein; protein product: MKNKAVAVSDTNVFIPVSINAETCIGCNLCVMVCQPDVFVPSQEPGGVPVVLYPSECWYVGDCVDVCPVPDCIKLNVMDKNKVIWKRKESGEYFQLS
- a CDS encoding FAD-dependent oxidoreductase; the encoded protein is MKKSQTEFKWPYPIKWGEEQRLDTDILILGGGIAGCWAAIAAARNKGVSVTLVEKARTVRSGAGGSGCDHWEHAVTNPCCPLTPEEITHAQIDSNDGYNNGISHYIEAREGYDRLLDLERMGGKIRDTEDEFKGADFRDEHTKFLFAYDYVNRYTIRTWGTTFKPALHRECQRLNVGILDRTMITGLLTEGGKPKRRVVGAVGFHVHTGRFVVIRAKATVLCTSRPSRLWLFTPDFAGISEFRPMQACGDGHAISWRIGAEFTMLEKSVRAEWSGARSFPPYGTGNTHNTWYPCNMVDATGRELPWVDRDGNVLETVADRCRPAPGQKFFLKGGGETWFQKHEYIGPDIAPTEELIKKGYKLPFYADLSSLPKMERKAIWGLMIGHESKTKIPVKKMYEDAGFDPSKDLLRSYGDSWWSAKFEPSERQFFGLPGGLVNNWELRTNLEGLYASGDTLFASDCHGHAAATGYYAGRHAVRYTMSAPEPVVEENQVKKERELAYAPAKLDKGVEWKDLNVSITKIMQEYCGEEKSDVLLNRGLKALHDLRKEDGTNVFARNPHELMRALEVLNIMTNAEIVIHSSLARKASCKQLHFMRSDYTEIDPPQWHKFVVVSKNSNGVRVSELPIDYYSSLNENYEKYNQDYIKENSV